The genome window caacaacaacagtataACCATGAACCAAGGATACACTCCAGCACAAACTTACCAACCCGGAGCACCCCAAGTGATCATacagacaacgacaacgacaaatgTGGTGCCCATTGGCAGTGAGCCATCCCGTGTTCAGTGCCCATCTTGTCACGCGGATATCCTGACCAATGTAAAGAGAACGCCAACAGGACGCACTCATTGCTGGGCACTGATTCTGTGCCTATTTCTGTAAGTTCAACAAAGTGTTGTAGAGtgaaaaatacaattgcaaGTGATTCACTCACGAGTGCTTTGCGGATTGCACATGGCAAAGTGTGATTCACA of Drosophila nasuta strain 15112-1781.00 chromosome 3, ASM2355853v1, whole genome shotgun sequence contains these proteins:
- the LOC132788738 gene encoding lipopolysaccharide-induced tumor necrosis factor-alpha factor homolog, with the translated sequence MNQGYTPAQTYQPGAPQVIIQTTTTTNVVPIGSEPSRVQCPSCHADILTNVKRTPTGRTHCWALILCLFLCWPCVCVPYCMDSCQNAEHSCPNCGAYIGTYEN